From the Laribacter hongkongensis DSM 14985 genome, one window contains:
- the hslU gene encoding ATP-dependent protease ATPase subunit HslU — MSAQMTPQEIVSELDKHIIGQAAAKKAVAIALRNRWRRQMVAEPLKNEITPKNILMIGPTGVGKTEIARRLAKLANAPFIKIEATKFTEVGYVGRDVETIIRDLADIAVKHAREQAIRDNRVRAEDAAEDRILDALLPPPRQPGFSGENVPAAERHDADTRQKFRKMLREGRLDDKEIDIEIAAQAPQVQMFAPNMPGMNDLTEQLQGLFSNMGGGRKKTQKMKIREALRVVTDEEAAKLVNEEEIKLAAIQNVEQNGIVFLDEIDKVTARGEGMSGADVSRAGVQRDLLPLVEGTAVSTKYGMIHTDHILFIASGAFHLAKPSDLLPELQGRFPIRVELAALAVDDFVQILTNTDACLTRQYQALLATEGTQLDFTDDGIRRMAEIAFQVNEKTENIGARRLHTVIEKLLEEVSFDARTGSITIDAAYVDTKLEGIAQREDLARYIL, encoded by the coding sequence ATGTCTGCCCAGATGACTCCGCAGGAAATCGTTTCCGAACTCGACAAACACATCATCGGTCAGGCAGCGGCCAAAAAGGCCGTTGCCATCGCCCTGCGCAACCGCTGGCGGCGCCAGATGGTGGCCGAACCGCTCAAGAACGAGATCACGCCCAAGAACATCCTGATGATCGGCCCGACCGGGGTCGGCAAAACCGAAATCGCCCGCCGGCTGGCCAAGCTGGCCAATGCACCCTTCATCAAGATCGAAGCGACCAAGTTCACCGAAGTAGGCTACGTCGGACGCGATGTGGAAACCATCATCCGCGATCTGGCAGACATTGCCGTCAAACATGCACGGGAACAGGCCATTCGCGACAACCGGGTCCGCGCCGAGGATGCCGCCGAGGACCGCATCCTCGACGCCCTGCTGCCTCCTCCGCGCCAGCCGGGCTTCAGCGGTGAAAACGTCCCGGCCGCAGAGCGGCATGACGCCGATACCCGGCAGAAATTCCGCAAGATGCTGCGCGAGGGCCGGCTCGACGACAAGGAAATCGACATCGAGATTGCCGCCCAGGCTCCGCAGGTGCAGATGTTTGCGCCCAACATGCCGGGCATGAACGACCTGACCGAGCAGTTGCAGGGCCTGTTTTCCAACATGGGTGGCGGGCGCAAGAAAACGCAGAAGATGAAAATCCGCGAAGCACTCAGGGTCGTGACCGACGAGGAAGCCGCCAAGCTGGTCAACGAAGAAGAAATCAAGCTCGCCGCCATCCAGAACGTCGAGCAGAACGGCATCGTATTCCTTGACGAAATCGACAAGGTGACGGCGCGCGGCGAGGGTATGAGCGGTGCCGACGTATCGCGGGCCGGCGTGCAGCGCGACCTGCTGCCGCTGGTGGAGGGTACGGCCGTCAGTACCAAGTACGGCATGATCCATACCGATCACATCCTGTTCATCGCTTCCGGCGCCTTCCATCTGGCCAAGCCATCCGACCTGCTGCCGGAACTGCAAGGGCGCTTCCCGATCCGGGTGGAACTGGCAGCGCTGGCGGTGGATGATTTCGTGCAGATCCTCACCAATACCGATGCCTGCCTGACCCGGCAATACCAGGCCCTGTTGGCCACCGAGGGTACCCAGCTCGACTTTACCGACGACGGCATCCGCCGCATGGCCGAGATCGCTTTCCAGGTCAACGAAAAAACCGAAAACATCGGAGCCCGGCGCCTGCATACGGTGATCGAAAAACTGCTGGAAGAAGTCTCGTTCGATGCCCGTACCGGCAGCATCACCATTGATGCCGCCTATGTTGATACCAAGCTGGAGGGCATCGCCCAGCGCGAAGACCTGGCGCGTTATATCCTCTGA
- the hslV gene encoding ATP-dependent protease subunit HslV, producing the protein MQQFDGTTIVSVRRGNQVALGGDGQVTLGNIVIKATARKVRRLFNDTVLAGFAGGTADAFTLIERFEAKLQKYQGNLTISAIELAKDWRSDRALRRLEAMLIVADLERTLVITGNGDVLEPEQGIAAIGSGGAYAQSAARALLENTELPPADIVKKSLEIAGDICIYTNHNHVIETL; encoded by the coding sequence ATGCAGCAATTCGACGGCACCACCATCGTTTCGGTTCGCCGGGGCAATCAGGTCGCACTGGGCGGCGACGGACAGGTCACGCTCGGCAACATCGTCATCAAGGCCACGGCCCGCAAGGTGCGCCGCCTGTTCAACGACACCGTGCTGGCCGGCTTTGCCGGTGGCACGGCCGATGCCTTTACCCTGATCGAGCGCTTTGAAGCCAAGCTGCAAAAATACCAAGGCAACCTGACCATCTCGGCCATCGAGCTGGCCAAGGACTGGCGTTCGGACCGGGCGCTGCGCCGGCTGGAGGCGATGCTGATCGTCGCCGACCTCGAGCGCACGCTGGTCATTACCGGCAACGGCGACGTGCTGGAACCGGAACAGGGTATTGCCGCCATCGGCTCCGGGGGTGCCTACGCCCAGTCCGCCGCCCGGGCACTGCTTGAGAACACCGAGCTGCCGCCGGCTGACATCGTCAAGAAATCGCTGGAGATCGCCGGTGATATCTGCATTTACACCAATCACAACCATGTCATCGAAACGCTCTGA
- a CDS encoding DsrE/DsrF/TusD sulfur relay family protein — MKRFLFIINASPYGEERFLSAVRLALMLTDPEQEPVALQVFLMSDAVVAGLAGQETGGTAQNLGVMLAELVEAGAEVRLCRTCLASRGLLDAQFVAGAEIGNLGQLAAWTRAADQVLTF, encoded by the coding sequence ATGAAACGCTTCCTTTTCATCATCAATGCCAGCCCGTATGGCGAAGAGCGCTTCCTGTCGGCTGTGCGGCTGGCGCTGATGCTGACCGATCCTGAGCAGGAGCCGGTGGCCCTGCAGGTTTTCCTGATGTCGGATGCCGTGGTGGCCGGTCTGGCCGGGCAGGAAACCGGCGGTACGGCCCAGAATCTGGGCGTCATGCTGGCCGAGCTGGTCGAGGCCGGGGCGGAAGTGCGGCTGTGCCGGACCTGCCTTGCCTCCCGTGGCCTGCTGGACGCGCAGTTTGTTGCCGGTGCCGAAATCGGCAATCTGGGACAGCTGGCTGCCTGGACGCGGGCTGCCGATCAGGTTCTGACCTTCTGA